A segment of the Agrobacterium tumefaciens genome:
TGAAAGCGGCCACAGTTCCAGTAGGGCGAACACGACAATCAATACGCCGATGACGGCTTTGACCACTGTGATTTCATAGGCCGACCCGCCAAGGGTGTAACTCGCAACGGCTGGCAACTTGTCGAACCAAGTTAGCAGGCTCGCTCCCGCGAGAGCGGCAATCGCAGCCGGGAGCCCGAACCGCGTCACGACGCGCCAATCGGCCTGCTTGGCCATCAGTCCGAATTTGAAGATATTGTTGGCGAAATGCACGACGGCGGTCGCCGCGATTGCCAACGGGACCGGGAAGAACAGCGCGAAGGCCGGCATCAGGATCGTGCCGAGGCCGAAGCCCGAGAAAAGCGTGACGCCAGCGGTGAACACCGCCACAATGCCAATCAGGATAAGCTCAAAGTCTTGTCTTCCTTTTGTAATCGTCTTTCGCTATCGTAAATCGATAGTATGAACCGATTGCTCCGCGAATCAAGAAGGC
Coding sequences within it:
- a CDS encoding TSUP family transporter; the protein is MAVFTAGVTLFSGFGLGTILMPAFALFFPVPLAIAATAVVHFANNIFKFGLMAKQADWRVVTRFGLPAAIAALAGASLLTWFDKLPAVASYTLGGSAYEITVVKAVIGVLIVVFALLELWPLSSACVFAAFVATRRRAVGILRRPFR